From Orenia marismortui DSM 5156, one genomic window encodes:
- the ribE gene encoding riboflavin synthase has translation MFTGIVEELGKVKRIKRGSKSIVLTIEAKEVLKDVKLGDSIATNGVCLTVTSFNDQEFSVDVMPETMRNSSLGDLQVGSWVNLERALRLSDRLGGHLVSGHIDGTGIIKAKKREDNASIVTVETTKELLKYIIHKGSIAIDGVSLTVAQVFSDSFNISLIPHTSQVTLLGQKDIGAKVNLEVDMIAKYIEKMINHQEDNNKDNKSNIDLEMLKDQGFLLA, from the coding sequence TTGTTTACAGGAATTGTAGAAGAATTAGGTAAAGTAAAAAGAATAAAGAGAGGAAGCAAGTCTATTGTACTAACAATTGAGGCTAAAGAAGTGCTAAAGGATGTCAAATTGGGTGATAGTATTGCAACTAATGGAGTCTGTTTAACAGTAACTTCATTTAATGATCAGGAGTTTAGTGTAGATGTGATGCCAGAAACTATGAGAAACTCTAGTTTGGGAGATTTACAAGTAGGATCATGGGTTAATCTAGAAAGAGCTTTAAGGCTTAGTGACAGATTAGGTGGGCATTTAGTCTCTGGGCATATTGATGGAACAGGAATAATTAAGGCTAAGAAACGTGAAGATAATGCAAGTATTGTTACTGTTGAAACTACAAAAGAATTATTGAAATATATCATACATAAAGGTTCTATTGCGATTGATGGTGTTAGCTTGACAGTAGCTCAAGTTTTTTCAGATAGTTTTAATATTTCTTTGATACCACATACAAGTCAGGTAACATTACTAGGTCAGAAGGATATAGGTGCTAAGGTTAATTTAGAAGTAGATATGATAGCTAAGTATATTGAAAAGATGATAAATCATCAGGAAGATAATAATAAAGATAATAAATCAAATATAGATTTAGAGATGTTAAAAGATCAGGGGTTTTTGTTAGCTTAA
- a CDS encoding bifunctional 3,4-dihydroxy-2-butanone-4-phosphate synthase/GTP cyclohydrolase II, whose protein sequence is MKFNTIEEAIEDIKAAKMIVVVDDEDRENEGDLLMAAEHATPESINFMATYGRGLICLPTTKQRLEELSLNQMVEENTDSHETAFTVSIDHKDTSTGISAFERSKTIQALVDPKTEPSDLARPGHIFPLMAKEGGVLRRAGHTEAAIDLARLAGLYPAGVICEIMSDDGTMARVPELIEFAQKHNLKIITIEDLIKYRMNKDTLVKRLPEVDLPSKFGNFNVIGYETEIDDKCHLAIIKGDIKGKEDVLVRVHSECLTGDALGSLRCDCRDQLAAALKRIEEEGEGIVLYMRQEGRGIGLANKLRAYHLQDEGRDTVEANRELGFDDDMRDYGIGAQILSDLGLTSIRLMTNNPRKIVGLEGYGLKISERVPHQMEANCVNKRYLSTKREKLGHMLENNFDNE, encoded by the coding sequence ATGAAATTTAATACTATAGAAGAAGCAATTGAAGATATTAAAGCTGCTAAGATGATAGTTGTAGTAGATGATGAAGATCGAGAAAATGAAGGTGATTTACTAATGGCTGCTGAGCACGCTACGCCAGAAAGTATAAATTTTATGGCGACTTATGGTCGTGGATTAATCTGTTTACCTACAACTAAACAGCGGCTAGAAGAATTGAGCTTAAATCAAATGGTAGAAGAGAATACTGATAGCCATGAAACTGCCTTTACAGTCTCAATTGATCATAAAGATACTAGTACAGGAATTTCAGCCTTTGAGAGAAGTAAAACTATTCAAGCGCTAGTAGATCCAAAGACTGAGCCATCTGATTTAGCGCGTCCTGGACATATCTTTCCACTAATGGCCAAGGAAGGTGGAGTCTTAAGAAGGGCTGGTCATACTGAAGCAGCTATAGATTTAGCTAGATTAGCTGGATTATATCCAGCAGGAGTAATCTGTGAGATTATGTCTGATGATGGTACTATGGCAAGAGTGCCTGAGTTAATTGAATTTGCTCAGAAACATAATCTAAAGATAATTACTATAGAAGATTTAATTAAATATAGAATGAATAAGGATACACTAGTAAAGAGATTACCAGAGGTAGATTTACCAAGTAAGTTTGGGAATTTTAATGTTATTGGTTATGAGACTGAAATTGACGATAAGTGCCACTTAGCTATTATAAAGGGTGATATTAAAGGTAAAGAGGATGTTCTGGTAAGAGTACATTCTGAATGTTTAACTGGGGATGCGTTAGGTTCTTTACGATGTGATTGTCGTGATCAGTTAGCTGCTGCTTTAAAGCGGATAGAAGAAGAGGGTGAAGGTATAGTATTATATATGAGGCAAGAAGGAAGAGGAATTGGATTAGCTAATAAATTAAGAGCTTATCATTTACAAGATGAGGGAAGAGATACTGTGGAGGCTAATCGTGAATTAGGATTCGATGATGATATGAGGGATTATGGGATTGGTGCTCAAATATTATCTGATTTAGGTCTAACAAGTATTAGATTAATGACTAATAATCCTCGTAAAATTGTTGGTCTAGAAGGTTATGGTTTGAAAATATCGGAAAGAGTACCTCATCAAATGGAAGCTAATTGTGTTAATAAGAGATATTTATCAACTAAGAGAGAGAAACTAGGGCATATGTTAGAGAATAATTTTGATAATGAATAA
- the ribH gene encoding 6,7-dimethyl-8-ribityllumazine synthase — protein MNYFKKVYEGNLTGEGLKFAIVVGRFNEFISTKLLSGALDALKRHGVKEDDIEVAWVPGAYEVPLLAKKMANTQNYDAVICLGAVIRGATPHFDYVCAEASKGIAKVSLDSELPVMFGIITTDTIEQAIERAGTKAGNKGWEAAVGALEMANLINQF, from the coding sequence ATGAATTATTTTAAGAAAGTTTATGAAGGCAATTTAACAGGAGAAGGATTAAAGTTTGCTATTGTGGTAGGAAGATTTAATGAATTTATCTCTACAAAGCTATTAAGTGGTGCTTTAGATGCTTTAAAGAGGCATGGGGTTAAAGAAGATGATATAGAAGTCGCTTGGGTACCTGGTGCCTATGAAGTTCCATTATTGGCTAAGAAGATGGCTAATACGCAAAATTATGATGCAGTAATTTGTTTAGGAGCAGTTATTAGAGGTGCTACACCACACTTTGATTATGTATGTGCAGAAGCTTCTAAAGGGATAGCTAAAGTAAGCTTAGATAGTGAATTACCAGTTATGTTTGGAATTATTACTACAGATACAATAGAACAAGCTATCGAACGAGCAGGCACTAAAGCAGGTAATAAAGGATGGGAAGCTGCTGTTGGGGCACTAGAGATGGCAAACTTAATCAATCAATTCTAA
- a CDS encoding YmaF family protein, whose product MGRYQRDRDRRRDPREPGCPREPDFPDFPGPPQGPPEEPIGQHVHDYRGNTSYYGETSFDNGHRHSYQGETGPPIYNGDTHYHNYQGTTSRTAGHQHNYRGRTGPAIRTSRGHTHEMQGETRLNDGHRHTYKTRTSRPIPETY is encoded by the coding sequence ATGGGAAGATATCAAAGAGATAGAGATCGACGTAGAGATCCAAGAGAACCTGGCTGTCCTCGAGAACCAGACTTTCCTGATTTTCCTGGTCCACCTCAAGGACCTCCAGAAGAACCGATAGGTCAACATGTCCATGATTATAGAGGCAATACATCCTATTACGGAGAAACATCCTTTGATAATGGTCATCGCCATAGTTATCAAGGTGAAACAGGACCACCTATTTATAATGGAGATACCCATTATCATAATTATCAAGGAACTACCTCTAGAACCGCTGGTCATCAACATAACTATCGTGGTAGAACAGGACCAGCAATTAGAACCAGCCGTGGTCATACCCATGAAATGCAAGGAGAAACTAGATTAAACGATGGTCACCGCCATACTTATAAGACTAGAACCTCTAGACCAATTCCAGAAACATATTAA
- the nth gene encoding endonuclease III, protein MKELKSTKEAQEILEILRDTYPEPQTVLNYNNPFELLIAVILSAQTTDKQVNKVTKDLFKKFKSPADYAKLEAEELEEHIKSIGLYRNKSKYIVKACQMLLDDYKGQVPSERKELMKLSGVGRKTANVVASSVFGEDAIAVDTHVFRVSNRIGLADSDNVRGTEEDLMEVIPKKLWTPAHHWLIFHGRNICKARNPQCSKCPVKEYCNYYEELKEDKS, encoded by the coding sequence ATGAAAGAGTTAAAGAGTACAAAAGAAGCACAAGAAATATTAGAGATATTAAGAGACACTTATCCAGAGCCACAGACAGTATTAAATTATAACAATCCATTTGAACTATTAATAGCAGTAATTCTTTCTGCTCAGACAACTGATAAACAAGTAAATAAGGTTACTAAAGACCTTTTTAAGAAGTTTAAATCTCCAGCTGATTATGCTAAGTTAGAAGCAGAGGAGTTGGAGGAACATATTAAAAGTATAGGTCTATATAGAAATAAAAGTAAGTATATAGTTAAAGCATGTCAGATGTTATTAGATGATTATAAAGGTCAAGTTCCATCGGAGAGAAAAGAGTTGATGAAGCTATCAGGGGTAGGAAGAAAGACGGCTAATGTAGTAGCTAGTTCTGTCTTTGGTGAAGATGCTATTGCAGTTGATACCCACGTTTTTAGAGTTTCTAATCGTATTGGCTTAGCAGATAGTGATAATGTTAGAGGAACTGAAGAAGACTTAATGGAGGTTATTCCGAAAAAATTATGGACTCCTGCCCATCATTGGTTGATATTCCATGGCCGTAATATCTGTAAAGCTAGAAATCCACAATGTTCAAAATGTCCAGTTAAAGAATATTGTAATTATTATGAAGAGTTAAAAGAAGATAAGTCTTAA
- a CDS encoding EscU/YscU/HrcU family type III secretion system export apparatus switch protein, with protein sequence MENEKTRKAEAVAIRYNSEIDYAPTVIAKGKGDLAKKIIEKAKECDIPLKEDNDLVKVLLQLELGEEIPEDLYKVVAEILAFIYELEDLS encoded by the coding sequence TTGGAAAATGAAAAAACAAGAAAAGCAGAAGCTGTAGCCATAAGATATAATTCGGAAATCGACTATGCTCCTACTGTTATAGCAAAAGGAAAAGGTGATTTAGCTAAAAAAATAATTGAAAAAGCTAAAGAATGTGATATCCCTCTTAAAGAAGATAATGATCTGGTAAAAGTATTATTACAACTTGAATTGGGAGAAGAAATCCCTGAAGATTTATATAAAGTTGTAGCTGAAATACTTGCTTTTATCTATGAGCTAGAAGACTTGTCTTAA
- a CDS encoding flagellar hook-length control protein FliK, producing MIRINNGLTLKQYNSTEDKMSNSIKENTGQYKNNSLTIEQLLHNLKLNNNHNNQLILMELLQNNIPLKKQLFVDINQFLNEIKDYSEQNLQNKIKIALVLKKLNLPLNSKFFNLFKNALKLKGKISDELNRLISPKVVKQNNNNNNSNNNKTKATSLKDLNISNNKKIQEIIKQSLTLEIKLNQEEIAKINSTISKNDIPFEKIKNILLLKKLELPVNNKDLNTFILTLDLTEEDNLTPTLKKLLKTLNIESNSKISTLILPKLKKIIANNPKSFIEIKESLSKMEFKNLEQKLKLPTIEKNKILKDIIKKELANNIIMPNNITEEQVQKSLNILNSSDSKQDTLLKALFYLKENNLSEEVTIEYRKILKELIANKLINYNNNPISLFLPLLVGDNIKLATIKLNQDQEKNKQNKKEKDLNFSFAIDTNKLGYIEIKIKIKNNKISGLFNTTHSKTFRLINQYLDKFKTRFQDTEYQIDYLNCKLIEEKATEQKDEKIKLKNVDFKA from the coding sequence ATGATTAGAATAAATAATGGGTTGACACTAAAACAGTATAACTCAACTGAGGATAAAATGTCAAATTCAATTAAAGAGAATACAGGACAATATAAAAATAATTCTTTGACTATCGAGCAATTACTACATAATTTAAAGCTAAATAACAATCACAATAATCAACTTATTTTGATGGAACTACTCCAAAACAATATACCTTTAAAAAAACAGTTATTTGTTGATATTAATCAGTTTTTAAATGAGATAAAAGATTATTCTGAGCAGAATCTACAAAACAAGATTAAAATAGCCTTAGTATTAAAAAAACTAAACCTCCCCCTTAACTCAAAATTCTTTAATCTATTTAAAAACGCCCTAAAGTTAAAAGGTAAAATTTCAGATGAATTAAATAGACTTATTTCTCCTAAAGTAGTAAAACAGAATAATAATAATAATAATAGTAATAACAATAAAACAAAAGCTACTTCACTTAAAGATTTAAATATTAGTAATAATAAAAAGATACAAGAAATCATAAAACAATCATTAACATTAGAAATTAAATTAAATCAAGAAGAGATTGCTAAAATTAATAGTACTATTTCCAAAAATGATATTCCTTTTGAAAAAATAAAAAATATTCTACTACTAAAAAAATTGGAATTACCTGTAAATAATAAAGATTTAAATACATTCATCTTAACTTTAGACTTAACTGAAGAAGATAATCTGACCCCAACTTTAAAAAAATTATTAAAAACACTTAATATTGAATCAAATTCAAAAATCTCTACTTTAATATTGCCTAAGTTGAAAAAAATAATTGCTAATAACCCTAAAAGTTTTATTGAAATAAAGGAATCTTTATCCAAGATGGAATTTAAAAACTTAGAACAGAAACTAAAACTACCAACTATAGAAAAGAATAAAATCCTTAAGGATATAATCAAAAAAGAGCTAGCTAACAATATAATTATGCCCAATAATATAACAGAAGAGCAGGTTCAAAAATCTTTAAATATTTTAAACTCCAGTGATTCAAAGCAAGATACCTTATTAAAAGCACTTTTTTATCTTAAAGAAAACAATTTATCAGAAGAAGTAACTATTGAATATAGAAAAATATTAAAAGAATTAATTGCTAATAAACTTATAAATTATAATAACAACCCTATTTCTCTTTTTTTGCCTCTACTTGTTGGAGATAATATAAAGTTGGCCACAATAAAATTAAATCAAGATCAAGAGAAAAATAAACAGAATAAAAAAGAAAAAGATCTAAACTTCTCCTTTGCTATTGATACCAATAAATTGGGATATATAGAAATTAAAATTAAGATTAAAAATAACAAGATCAGTGGATTATTTAATACTACTCATTCTAAGACTTTTAGATTAATAAATCAATATTTAGATAAATTCAAGACAAGATTTCAAGATACAGAATATCAAATAGATTATTTAAATTGTAAATTAATCGAAGAAAAAGCAACAGAGCAAAAAGATGAGAAGATCAAACTAAAAAATGTAGACTTTAAAGCTTAA
- a CDS encoding uracil-DNA glycosylase — protein sequence MLFYPKGQMDLFSADKGQKRFETLDEVKYIADNCSRCSLRDNCTQVVFGNGNIDADLMFVGEGPGADEDRIGAPFVGKAGQLLNKILEAAEIKREEAYITNIVKCRPPGNRQPKEDEMKTCLWILAQEIKLVNPKIIVPLGSTALKGLLDPRGKITRVRGRWIKQKGYYFLPTFHPAALLRDKNKKLAVWKDFLKIKKAYYRYLDLKSQGVEV from the coding sequence ATGTTATTTTATCCTAAAGGACAGATGGATCTATTTAGTGCTGATAAAGGTCAGAAAAGATTTGAAACACTCGATGAGGTTAAATATATAGCAGATAATTGTAGCAGATGTTCCTTAAGAGATAATTGTACTCAAGTTGTCTTTGGTAACGGAAATATTGATGCTGATTTAATGTTTGTTGGAGAGGGGCCAGGGGCAGATGAAGATAGAATAGGTGCTCCTTTTGTAGGAAAAGCAGGTCAATTATTAAATAAAATTTTAGAAGCTGCAGAGATTAAAAGAGAAGAGGCTTATATTACAAATATAGTTAAGTGTCGTCCGCCAGGGAATAGACAACCTAAAGAAGATGAAATGAAAACTTGTTTGTGGATTTTGGCACAAGAGATTAAGTTGGTAAATCCTAAGATTATTGTTCCACTTGGTTCAACTGCTTTAAAAGGTCTGTTAGATCCAAGGGGTAAAATTACTAGAGTTAGAGGTAGATGGATTAAGCAGAAGGGATATTATTTCTTGCCAACTTTCCATCCAGCAGCGCTATTAAGAGATAAGAATAAAAAGTTAGCAGTTTGGAAGGATTTTTTGAAGATAAAAAAAGCTTACTACAGATATTTAGATCTAAAGAGCCAAGGCGTTGAAGTTTGA
- a CDS encoding alpha-glycosidase, with the protein MLKESICHYPYGSYAYPTGEDKLFIQLRAKKGDLDKVNVIYDGRFRDWDNNQPRYFAEMKKYSSDHLFDYFKAEIKYSKKKFKYYFLLDDGEEQLYYCDYGFYKDLIDHNGCFQYTYICEKDYFDTPDWVKNAVFYQIFPERFCNGDSNLNPNNLTEWNQNPESNSLYGGDLRGIINKLDYLAKLGIDAIYLTPIFESSSNHKYDIIDYMKVDPNFGDLETCRELVDKAHELGIKIIFDGVFNHTSDKFFAFQDILEKGKESEYKNWYYLDDFPVKEKPKIEYKVVERVLKDIDRLDISSHEEFMSQIFNELEIDQDEDKKYILKLSEYIIQDKVQGGNLFKLDFWKLWKKGAEDQNLAEIIYPNYETFGNGVWRMPKLKTANPEVRNYILDIARYWIEEVGIDGWRLDVADEIDHYFWREFRNVVKQANPEAYIVGEVWSDASSWLDGDQFDGVMNYLFSTAVWDFFCRKNISVNTFEDRLSKVRTKYKIPAQEASLNLLGSHDTERVLTIASGYKTRQKLAAAFQMTYLGVPMIYYGDEVGMAGGSDPDCRRGMLWDENKQDKQLLKWYKKLISIRKDNPALRTGDFELVDKDVMEKIYAFTRKKGNNQLLVIFNNNNLMAELEFDLNKLNIKADSFEELISEEEYKVKNDKININIKGYSVNILKARL; encoded by the coding sequence ATGTTAAAGGAATCAATCTGTCATTATCCTTATGGAAGCTATGCTTATCCTACAGGTGAAGATAAATTATTTATACAACTAAGAGCTAAAAAAGGTGATTTAGATAAAGTTAATGTAATTTATGATGGGCGGTTTAGGGATTGGGATAATAATCAACCACGTTATTTTGCTGAGATGAAAAAATATAGTTCAGATCATCTTTTCGATTATTTTAAGGCAGAAATTAAATATTCCAAAAAGAAGTTTAAATATTATTTTTTATTAGATGATGGAGAAGAACAATTATATTATTGTGACTATGGATTTTATAAAGATCTTATTGATCATAATGGTTGTTTTCAATATACTTATATCTGCGAAAAAGATTATTTTGATACACCTGATTGGGTTAAAAATGCTGTTTTCTATCAGATATTTCCTGAACGTTTTTGTAATGGCGATTCTAATTTAAATCCTAATAATTTAACTGAGTGGAATCAAAATCCTGAATCCAATTCTTTATATGGTGGGGATTTACGTGGAATAATTAACAAACTAGATTATTTGGCTAAATTGGGTATTGATGCTATCTACTTAACTCCTATTTTTGAGTCTTCATCCAATCATAAGTACGATATTATTGATTATATGAAGGTTGATCCTAATTTTGGAGATTTAGAAACTTGTAGAGAATTAGTAGATAAAGCTCATGAATTGGGAATTAAAATCATCTTTGATGGAGTCTTTAATCATACAAGTGATAAATTTTTTGCTTTTCAAGATATATTAGAAAAAGGTAAAGAGTCAGAGTATAAAAATTGGTATTATCTAGATGATTTTCCTGTCAAAGAAAAGCCAAAAATAGAATATAAAGTTGTTGAAAGAGTTTTAAAAGATATAGATAGATTAGATATTTCAAGTCATGAAGAATTTATGAGTCAAATATTTAATGAATTAGAAATAGATCAGGATGAAGATAAGAAATATATCTTAAAATTATCAGAATATATAATACAAGATAAAGTTCAAGGAGGAAATCTATTTAAATTAGATTTTTGGAAGTTATGGAAAAAAGGGGCTGAAGATCAAAACTTAGCTGAAATTATTTATCCTAATTACGAGACCTTTGGTAATGGTGTTTGGAGAATGCCAAAATTAAAGACAGCCAATCCAGAAGTAAGAAATTACATTTTGGATATAGCACGTTATTGGATTGAAGAGGTTGGTATTGATGGTTGGAGATTAGATGTTGCCGATGAAATTGACCATTATTTTTGGAGAGAATTCAGAAATGTAGTCAAACAGGCTAATCCAGAAGCTTATATTGTAGGTGAGGTATGGAGTGATGCATCATCTTGGTTAGATGGGGATCAATTTGATGGGGTAATGAATTATCTCTTTTCAACAGCAGTTTGGGATTTTTTCTGTAGAAAAAATATTAGTGTCAATACTTTCGAAGATAGGCTGTCAAAGGTAAGAACTAAATATAAAATTCCAGCTCAAGAAGCATCTTTGAATTTATTAGGAAGTCATGATACTGAAAGGGTTTTGACTATTGCTAGTGGTTATAAAACTAGACAGAAATTAGCTGCTGCATTTCAGATGACTTACTTAGGTGTTCCAATGATTTATTATGGTGATGAAGTTGGAATGGCAGGTGGCAGTGATCCAGATTGTCGTCGTGGAATGTTATGGGATGAAAATAAGCAGGACAAGCAATTACTTAAGTGGTATAAAAAATTAATCTCTATTCGAAAAGATAATCCAGCCTTGAGAACTGGGGATTTTGAGTTAGTGGATAAAGATGTTATGGAAAAGATATATGCCTTTACTCGTAAGAAAGGTAATAATCAGCTATTAGTTATCTTTAATAATAATAATTTGATGGCAGAATTAGAGTTTGATTTAAATAAATTAAATATTAAAGCTGATTCTTTTGAAGAACTAATATCTGAAGAAGAGTATAAAGTAAAGAATGATAAAATTAATATTAATATAAAAGGTTATAGTGTTAATATTCTAAAAGCAAGATTATAG
- a CDS encoding nitroreductase family protein: MVKDCIQVIKDRVSTRSYLSKEVPENLLLEVVNAGHLAVSAGNLQPWEFYIVNNKSKIEKLARLSKQSWVLEAPTVIVVCADPHISAMKYGEKGEKIYVVQDTAAAVENILLAAEAYGLASCWVGGFDEIKVKELLDIKDDLIAMAMITIGYPKGKIKESRPQRALEDILTIIN; this comes from the coding sequence GTGGTTAAAGATTGTATTCAGGTAATTAAGGATAGAGTTAGTACTAGAAGTTACTTATCCAAAGAAGTTCCTGAAAATTTATTATTAGAAGTTGTTAATGCTGGTCATTTAGCAGTGAGTGCAGGCAATTTGCAGCCTTGGGAGTTCTATATAGTAAATAATAAATCTAAAATTGAAAAATTAGCTAGATTATCTAAGCAAAGTTGGGTACTAGAAGCTCCTACTGTGATTGTAGTTTGTGCAGACCCTCATATTTCAGCTATGAAATATGGTGAAAAAGGTGAAAAAATTTATGTTGTTCAAGATACTGCAGCAGCAGTTGAGAATATATTGTTAGCAGCAGAAGCTTATGGTTTAGCTAGTTGTTGGGTAGGAGGTTTTGATGAAATAAAGGTTAAAGAATTATTGGATATTAAAGATGATTTAATAGCAATGGCTATGATAACTATTGGCTATCCTAAAGGAAAAATTAAAGAGTCTAGGCCACAAAGAGCACTTGAAGATATACTAACTATTATTAACTAA
- a CDS encoding TraR/DksA C4-type zinc finger protein, translating into MLHELDYYKKKLLWEKQSILDQIGDINDRGYEGLGHSLRYSTSELSFYDNHPADQGTNTFDREKDIGLKDNAKIILNMIDDALNKIESGQYGHCDSCGKEINSERLEVMPYSTFCFDCKSKSELRIGSNGHNSRPIEENAVDSLHNGNPFAMNDNIGATGGEEKDYNGYDGEDTWQAVAKYGTSNTPSDIPGAVSYDDTYIDADEDNGIVGWGDGIMDKSLGDGEVDEEDDYLTGQGQKRSRKERE; encoded by the coding sequence ATGTTACATGAATTAGACTATTATAAGAAGAAATTGTTATGGGAGAAACAAAGTATTTTAGATCAGATAGGTGATATTAATGATAGAGGCTATGAGGGTTTAGGCCATAGCTTAAGATATTCTACTAGTGAATTGTCATTTTATGATAATCATCCAGCTGATCAAGGGACTAATACTTTTGATAGAGAAAAGGATATAGGTTTAAAAGATAATGCAAAGATAATATTAAATATGATAGATGATGCTTTAAATAAAATAGAGAGTGGTCAGTATGGACATTGTGACTCTTGTGGTAAAGAGATAAATTCTGAACGCTTAGAAGTGATGCCTTATAGCACTTTCTGTTTTGATTGTAAGTCAAAGAGTGAATTAAGAATTGGAAGTAATGGTCATAATTCAAGACCGATAGAGGAGAATGCTGTAGATTCCCTCCATAATGGAAATCCTTTTGCTATGAATGATAATATTGGTGCCACAGGTGGAGAAGAAAAAGACTATAATGGTTATGACGGTGAAGATACTTGGCAAGCTGTAGCTAAGTATGGAACTTCTAATACTCCTTCTGATATTCCTGGAGCGGTAAGTTATGATGACACTTATATTGATGCTGATGAAGATAATGGGATTGTAGGTTGGGGCGATGGAATCATGGATAAAAGTTTAGGAGATGGAGAAGTTGATGAAGAAGATGATTATTTAACTGGACAAGGGCAGAAACGTAGTAGGAAGGAGAGAGAGTAA
- the lspA gene encoding signal peptidase II — MIIFITFLVTIIVDQLTKYMVVKNFSVGESLPIIKNIFHFTYVQNRGAAFGILQNQLPFFIIITLVVLALLIYFYRQLPLNSIWNRVGLGLALGGTVGNFVDRIRLNYVVDFLDFRVWPVFNIADSAIVVAVIIFSYWILIVDNN; from the coding sequence ATGATTATTTTTATTACTTTTTTGGTTACCATAATAGTAGACCAATTAACAAAATATATGGTAGTTAAAAATTTTAGTGTAGGTGAATCTTTACCTATTATTAAGAATATCTTTCATTTTACTTATGTTCAAAATCGAGGGGCTGCCTTTGGAATTTTACAAAATCAATTACCTTTCTTTATTATTATTACTTTAGTAGTTTTGGCTCTATTGATTTATTTTTATCGCCAGTTACCTTTGAACAGTATTTGGAATAGAGTAGGTTTAGGACTTGCTTTAGGAGGTACTGTTGGGAACTTTGTAGACAGGATAAGATTAAACTATGTAGTTGATTTTTTAGACTTTAGGGTTTGGCCAGTATTTAATATAGCAGATTCAGCTATTGTTGTAGCGGTAATCATCTTTAGTTATTGGATTTTAATAGTAGATAATAATTAG
- a CDS encoding RluA family pseudouridine synthase: MDNKREFIITQEDNNNRLDKFLSQQNKDLSRSYLQELIDDNNVLVNGNVVKKSYKLNTDDNVEVIIPKPAELTLEAQDIPLDIIYEDEDIIVINKQPDLVVHPAPGNEDGTLVNALLYHCNNLSGINGVIRPGIVHRLDKDTSGAIVVAKNDQSHLNLAEQFKERTTKKIYLTIVDGRLKYKKGKIDAAIGRDPKDRKKMAVTSKNSKKAISRFELLEKYEKHSLVKVKLETGRTHQIRLHMGYLGHPVIGDKLYGYNHNNLTVDRQMLHAHILGFYHPKTEEWMEFEAPLLEDMEKVLERFR, encoded by the coding sequence ATGGATAATAAAAGAGAATTTATAATTACACAAGAAGATAATAACAATAGATTAGATAAATTTTTATCTCAGCAGAACAAAGATTTATCTAGGAGTTATTTACAAGAATTAATTGATGATAATAATGTTTTGGTCAATGGAAATGTAGTAAAAAAAAGTTATAAGTTAAATACAGATGATAATGTAGAAGTAATCATACCAAAGCCAGCAGAATTAACACTGGAAGCTCAAGATATTCCACTAGATATAATTTATGAGGATGAAGATATTATTGTAATTAATAAACAACCTGATTTGGTTGTTCATCCTGCTCCTGGAAATGAAGATGGAACATTAGTAAATGCTTTATTATACCATTGTAATAACTTGTCTGGTATTAATGGAGTAATTAGACCAGGAATTGTACATAGACTGGATAAAGATACATCAGGAGCAATTGTGGTTGCTAAAAATGATCAGTCTCATCTTAATTTAGCAGAACAATTTAAAGAAAGAACTACCAAAAAGATATATTTGACAATAGTAGATGGTCGTCTGAAATATAAAAAAGGAAAGATTGATGCTGCCATAGGTCGTGATCCTAAAGATAGAAAGAAGATGGCTGTAACTAGTAAGAATAGTAAGAAAGCTATTTCAAGATTTGAATTATTAGAAAAGTATGAGAAACATTCTCTGGTTAAAGTTAAGCTTGAAACTGGTAGAACTCATCAAATTAGATTACATATGGGATATTTAGGACATCCAGTAATAGGAGATAAATTATATGGCTATAATCATAATAATTTAACAGTAGATCGACAAATGTTACATGCTCATATTTTAGGTTTTTATCATCCTAAGACTGAAGAATGGATGGAATTTGAAGCACCATTATTAGAAGATATGGAAAAAGTATTAGAAAGATTTAGATAG